The bacterium DNA window GCCTCGGCGTGGCGATCACGTCGTGCATCTTGAGTTACACGATTTGGAAGTCGTTGCGCAAGGCGTTTCCGCGCTGGGTCACGACGGACATGTCTATTCTTGAGAATAACGCGATGCAGTCTACGGCATCGTCGGCGGGCTACTCAACCGGCGGCACGATTGTGTCGGCGATCAGCGCCTATCTGCTGGTCAACGGCGTGCATATCAGCTACGGACTACTCTCGGCGTGGGTGTTTTTCCTCGCCGTGCTGGGAGTAACGATGGCCATCCCGATGAAACGGCAGATGATCAATATCGAACGGCTGCGCTTTCCATCTGGTGTGGCGGCTGCTGAGACGCTTAAGAGTCTGCACGGCGTCGGGCATGACGGCGGCGAGTCAAAGACCGCGAAGCTACTCTTCAGCTTCGGCGGCGCCGGCATCGCTATTGCCGCCGTTCGGGATTGGTTCGGCTGGCTACCCGCGCTCTACAATACATTCGGTTCTCGATGGGCGATGTACACCGTGCAATGCGACGCGAGCATGATTCTGGTCGGCGCGGGTGCGCTAATGGGCATGCGAGTCTGTGTGAGCCTCTTGCTCGGCGGCGTGCTGAATTGGTGCATACTCGCGCCGATGATGATGGAAGACCGGGTTATCGGCCATCCGCTCCCGTACGTGCGTTCGACCGCCGATATGCAATTCCCGCTGACGATTCCTGCCGGCAATGCGCTGGGTCTGGAAATTGTCAAGGCCACGGACGGATATTTACTTGAAGATGGCGCAGAAACGACTCGCCTGATCTATTCGTGGCCGCAACAGACGACGTACGCGAACTTGAGCCAGTTCGCGGCCGCGTTGAACGGGCCGCGTATGGCGGATGGCTCGGCCAATCCCTTCTATGGCAAGGTGCGTGTCATGGAGCCGGAAGACGCATATTTGCGCAAGCGCCTTGAACTGCGCGTTGACAGCGCGATGACGGATGCGATCTACGTGGAGACGACGCTGTCACTCATGGACACCGTCACCGGTGCTACGGCCGCGGGAGCAATTCTGGCCCTCGAAGCCGGTTCAAGCAACACGCAGTCACCAGGCGGTTTCCGTAATATCGTGTCATGGAGCCTGTGGGGAGGTGCGGCGTGCATGGTCACGAGCGGCCTGCTGGCCTTCATTTTTGAGTGGCGCACGGCGTTACGCGCCTTCTCCGGTTTGCGGAGTATTTTCCGCCGTAAGGAGAAAAGCAAAACCGACGATCCGATGGAGCACATCGAAGTGCCGGGAACATGGTTTGCGGGCGGCATGATCATCGGGACGATCGGCATCGTAACTTTGGCGGCGCTGTACTTCAATATTCCGGTTTGGATGTCGCTGTTGGCCGTTGTGCTGTCGTTCTTCCTGGCGCTGGTGGCCTGCCGTGCTTGCGGTGAAACTGACACGACACCGGTCGGCGCGATGGGCAAGATCACGCAGTTGACATTCGGTGCAATTGCTCCGCGGCAGATGAATACGAATCTGATGTCCGCCTGTATCACCGCCGGCGTGGCCGACTCGGCCTCGGACTTGTTGACCGACCTGAAGAGCGGCTACGTTCTCGGGGCCAATGCGCGCAAGCAGTTTCTGGCGCAGTTTGCGGGCATCTTCATCGGCACGGCGGTCACGGTCCCGGCGTTCTTTCTGGTCGTGCCTGACGTTTCAATATTGGGTTCGACGCAATTCCCCGCGCCAGCCGCGCAGGTGTGGGCCTCAGTAGCGCGGCTGTTGTCGAACGGTTTTGAATCCCTGCATCCGACCGCGCGCGCCGCACTCATTATCGGCGGAATTGTCGGACTGTTGATTCCGATGGCAGAACGGCTCTTTCCGAAGTGGCAGAAGTGGATACCTTCGGCGATGGGGTTGGGATTAGCGTTCGTCCTGCCATTTTACAATGCTCTCTCGATGTTTGTCGGCGGCGTGATTGGGCTGCTGTATTCCAAATGGCGCCCCGCGAACGCGGACCAGTTTGTCGTCGCGTCGGCATCCGGCATTATCGCCGGAGAGAGTCTCATGGGCATCTTCATCACACTGATGGGTGCGTTGGGCTGGCTGTAGCCGACGCGCGATCACGAATGGCAAAAGCCCCGCGAGGAATCGTGGGGCTTTTTGGTTCTGGACTGAGTTCACTCCTCTCGACACGAAAACGCGCCGGTAATAAGACGATTCATGTCTTATTCTAAGCCTCTGTGAACTCGGGAATCGTCGTTATGTAATTCTGTCACAATGCGTCTGACTCCTCTTTTTTATCGCGAAAAGTTTCACAATATTATCTATTGCTGGCAGGTGAGCGGATTTTGCGGCCCGGTTGGGCGGCCCGCCGCCTCGAAGAAAATCAAATCATGTTGAAAGTGGAGCGGAGGATACCGTGAAGCGCAAATACAAAATCGCCTGGTTGCCGGGCGACGGTGTGGGCATCGAAGTGTTGGAAGCGACGCGCATCGTTTTGGACCGTCTCGATTTTAACGCCGAATACATCGACGGCGATATCGGCTGGGAATTCTGGTGCCGGGAAGGCGACGCGCTTCCGCAACGCACAATGGATCTGCTGAACAACGTGGATGCCGCGATGTTCGGCGCGATCACCTCGAAGCCTGTCAAATTGGCCGAACAGGAACTCGTTCCGACGCTGCGCGGCAAGGGGCTGATCTATCGTTCGCCGATCGTGCGCATGCGCCAGGCCTTTGATCTCTATGTTTGTTTGCGTCCGTGCAAGTCGTATCCGGGCAATCCGCTGAATTTCAAGGAGAATATTGATCTCGTCGTTTTCCGCGAGAACACGGAAGACCTTTATGCCGGTGTGGAGTTCTCGCCTGTTCCTGACGAGTTGCGCGCGACTCTGAGCAAGCTCTCCAAGCCGTTCGCCGCCTTCAATCAGTATCAGGGGGACGAGTTCGCCATCTCCTGCAAGGTGAACACGAAGAAGGGCTCGACGCGCATCGTCCGCGCCGCATTTGAATTTGCACGCAAGATGGGCCGTAAGAAAGTTACCATCGTGCACAAGGCCAACGTTGTGCGCGCTGTGGACGGTCTGTTTCTCGACTGTGCCCGCGAAGTCGCCGCCGACTTCCCGGAGATCACATTTGACGAGGCCAATGTGGATGCCATCATGATGTGGCTGCTCAAGAATCCGTTCAACTACGATGTACTTGTCGCGCCGAATCTTTACGGCGACATCGTCAGCGACTTGTGCGCACAGCTTGTGGGCGGTTTAGGCTTCGGCTGTTCGGGCAATATCGGCGATAAGCTTGGCGTCTTCGAACCGACGCACGGCTCCGCGCCGAAGTACGCCGGCCAATACAAAGTGAATCCAATCGCCACGATACTCTCGGCCAAGCAGATGCTCGAGTGGTTGGGTGAACTGGAATCGGCGAAACTGGTGGAAGCGGCAACTGCGGCCGTGATCAAAGAGGGCAAAGTGCGCACCTACGACATGGGCGGCTCGAACACGACGCTCGAAATGGGTCAAGCCATTGCTGATAAGCTGCCCGCGCTGGTGACCGCCTGACATGCAGCCGTATCTGCTTCATGAAGTCGGCCTGCGGGACGGTCTGCAAATGGAAAAGCAGGTCGTACCGCTGGCCGTCAAGATAAGATGGGCCGAGCAGTTGATCGCCGCCGGCTCAGATATGCTACAGCTCGGTTCGTTTGTGCATCCGGAAAAGGTGCCGCAGATGGCGGACACGGATGCTCTGTTCCGCTATTTCACTCAGGAGCAACCTGCGCCGTCGCATGTTGTGCTGTCGGGCCTCGTTCTAAACGAGAAAGGCCTTGACCGCGGATTGGCCTGCGGCGTGCAGATGTTCTGTCTCGGCGTTTCGGCCAGCGATACGCACAGCAAGAAGAACACGGGCATGGGCACGGACGAAGCGACTGACCGCATTATCGCGGCGGCGTCGGCCGCCAAGGCGGCGGGCAAGCGCGTTCAAGTGTCGGTGCAATCGGCGTTCGGCTGCGGTTTCGAGGGTGCGATCCCTGTCGAACGCGTGCTGAACATTGTCTCGCGCTATTTTGACGCGGGGCTTAACGCCGTCTCACTTGCCGACACGTCGGGCCATGCGCTGCCCGAACAGGTCGAAACGCTGTTCACCCGCGTGCTCAAGATGAATCCGCAGGCGGAGTGCGCTTGTCACCTGCACAACACTTACGGATTGGGATTAGCCAACTGTCGCGCCGCCATGAATTCCGGCGTGCGTGTTTTCGAATCGGCCATTGGGGGACTCGGCGGCTGCCCGTTCACGAAAGTTGCCGGCGGCAACGTTTGCACCGAAGATCTTGTGCACTACTGGCAGCGCGCCGGTTTGCGGCCGGAGCTTAAGCTCGCGGAGTTTATCGCCGTGGCGCGTGACGTCGCCGGTCATTTTGAACGAGAGTTACCGGGCATGGTGTATAAATCCGGGCCCGTGAATTACGCACTTCCACATTGACGGGAATCATGCTATGAAACTACTGGAAGGCATTCAAGTTCTCGATTTGACCAACGTGCTCTCCGGGCCTTTCGCGACGTTGCATCTGGCGCTGGCAGGCGCGGATGTCATCAAGATTGAGAATCCTAAGGACGGGGATTTAGCGCGCAAGCTCGGATGCGTGCCGAAGTACAATCAGATGTTGATGGGTACGAGCTTTCTGGCACAAAATGCCAACAAGCGCTCCCTGACCCTGAATCTCAAGATGGCCGCGGCGAAGCAGATCTTCAAGGAATTGGTGATTACTTCTGATATCGTAGTCGAGAACTTCCGACCCGACGTAATGGGGCGCCTTGGTCTCTCCTATCAAACGCTTAGCGAGATTAATCCACGCCTCATCTATTGTGCCATCTCCGGCTTCGGTCAAACCGGACCCGACGCGCTGAAACCTGCATATGATCAGATCATTCAGGGTCTTTCGGGTGAAATGGCGATCAACGGCGACGAGCGCCTGAACCCGCTGCGCACTGGTTTCCCGATTTGCGACACAGTTGGCGGCCTGAACGCGGCATTTGCCATTATGGGCGCGCTTTATCATCGCGAACGCACGGGCGATGGGCAGTTCATTGACGTGGCGCTGCTGGATTCGATCATGCCGCTGATGGGCTGGGTCGTGGCCAACTGGATGATCGGCGGGCAGCATCCGGTCATGATGGGCAACGAAAACTTTACTGCCGCGCCGTCGGGAGTGTTTCGCGCGAAAGATGGCTTCATGAACATTGCGGCCAACAAGCAGGAGCAGTGGGAAGCGCTGGCCGACGTGCTCGGTGTTGCGGAATTGAAAACGGATCCGCGCTTTCAAGAGCGTGACAACCGCAAGAAGAACCGTGCCGAGCTGACGCCGCTGCTCGAAGCGAAATTGACGGAGCGAGAAGGGGCGTTCTGGGTCGAAGCGCTCAACAAGAAGGACGTGCCTGCCGGATTAATCTTGCCGCTGGAACAGGCGCTCGATCAACCGCAGGTGAAGCACCGTGATACGTTTTCGAAGGTGCACGTGGACGGTATCGGCGACATGGAGCTGTTCAACATGACGGCGAAGTTCTCGAAGACACCGGGCACTGCCGACCAGCCGCCGCCGAAACTCGGCGAGCATACCGATACGATTCTACGCGACTTGGGCTATTCCGATGAACGCATCGCCCAACTTCGCGCTGACCAAGCCATATAATGCGAGGAGCGGCTTTATGCCCATGACCTTGTCTGAAAAAATACTCGCCCGCGCTTCAGGCCTCAATTCGGTCAGCGCGGGT harbors:
- a CDS encoding OPT/YSL family transporter; amino-acid sequence: MADELPLKKMTPEELEREWYENVYRGDDMPQLTWRSVVMGSILGAFLSLQNLYVGLKTGWGLGVAITSCILSYTIWKSLRKAFPRWVTTDMSILENNAMQSTASSAGYSTGGTIVSAISAYLLVNGVHISYGLLSAWVFFLAVLGVTMAIPMKRQMINIERLRFPSGVAAAETLKSLHGVGHDGGESKTAKLLFSFGGAGIAIAAVRDWFGWLPALYNTFGSRWAMYTVQCDASMILVGAGALMGMRVCVSLLLGGVLNWCILAPMMMEDRVIGHPLPYVRSTADMQFPLTIPAGNALGLEIVKATDGYLLEDGAETTRLIYSWPQQTTYANLSQFAAALNGPRMADGSANPFYGKVRVMEPEDAYLRKRLELRVDSAMTDAIYVETTLSLMDTVTGATAAGAILALEAGSSNTQSPGGFRNIVSWSLWGGAACMVTSGLLAFIFEWRTALRAFSGLRSIFRRKEKSKTDDPMEHIEVPGTWFAGGMIIGTIGIVTLAALYFNIPVWMSLLAVVLSFFLALVACRACGETDTTPVGAMGKITQLTFGAIAPRQMNTNLMSACITAGVADSASDLLTDLKSGYVLGANARKQFLAQFAGIFIGTAVTVPAFFLVVPDVSILGSTQFPAPAAQVWASVARLLSNGFESLHPTARAALIIGGIVGLLIPMAERLFPKWQKWIPSAMGLGLAFVLPFYNALSMFVGGVIGLLYSKWRPANADQFVVASASGIIAGESLMGIFITLMGALGWL
- a CDS encoding isocitrate/isopropylmalate dehydrogenase family protein, which gives rise to MKRKYKIAWLPGDGVGIEVLEATRIVLDRLDFNAEYIDGDIGWEFWCREGDALPQRTMDLLNNVDAAMFGAITSKPVKLAEQELVPTLRGKGLIYRSPIVRMRQAFDLYVCLRPCKSYPGNPLNFKENIDLVVFRENTEDLYAGVEFSPVPDELRATLSKLSKPFAAFNQYQGDEFAISCKVNTKKGSTRIVRAAFEFARKMGRKKVTIVHKANVVRAVDGLFLDCAREVAADFPEITFDEANVDAIMMWLLKNPFNYDVLVAPNLYGDIVSDLCAQLVGGLGFGCSGNIGDKLGVFEPTHGSAPKYAGQYKVNPIATILSAKQMLEWLGELESAKLVEAATAAVIKEGKVRTYDMGGSNTTLEMGQAIADKLPALVTA
- a CDS encoding hydroxymethylglutaryl-CoA lyase, with translation MQPYLLHEVGLRDGLQMEKQVVPLAVKIRWAEQLIAAGSDMLQLGSFVHPEKVPQMADTDALFRYFTQEQPAPSHVVLSGLVLNEKGLDRGLACGVQMFCLGVSASDTHSKKNTGMGTDEATDRIIAAASAAKAAGKRVQVSVQSAFGCGFEGAIPVERVLNIVSRYFDAGLNAVSLADTSGHALPEQVETLFTRVLKMNPQAECACHLHNTYGLGLANCRAAMNSGVRVFESAIGGLGGCPFTKVAGGNVCTEDLVHYWQRAGLRPELKLAEFIAVARDVAGHFERELPGMVYKSGPVNYALPH
- a CDS encoding CoA transferase — its product is MKLLEGIQVLDLTNVLSGPFATLHLALAGADVIKIENPKDGDLARKLGCVPKYNQMLMGTSFLAQNANKRSLTLNLKMAAAKQIFKELVITSDIVVENFRPDVMGRLGLSYQTLSEINPRLIYCAISGFGQTGPDALKPAYDQIIQGLSGEMAINGDERLNPLRTGFPICDTVGGLNAAFAIMGALYHRERTGDGQFIDVALLDSIMPLMGWVVANWMIGGQHPVMMGNENFTAAPSGVFRAKDGFMNIAANKQEQWEALADVLGVAELKTDPRFQERDNRKKNRAELTPLLEAKLTEREGAFWVEALNKKDVPAGLILPLEQALDQPQVKHRDTFSKVHVDGIGDMELFNMTAKFSKTPGTADQPPPKLGEHTDTILRDLGYSDERIAQLRADQAI